A single Pseudomonas putida DNA region contains:
- a CDS encoding MliC family protein has protein sequence MKALLASMALATLAGCSLIQPAPSAPADNWTRWVCDTQTEVLWRFADAQRDQVDVRLGGGDQVYRLKSEPGASGALYSDGVLAFHTKGEEGLVYWVATNDLIGRGCKAP, from the coding sequence ATGAAAGCGCTGCTGGCCTCGATGGCCCTGGCGACACTGGCAGGATGCTCGCTGATACAACCTGCACCTTCCGCCCCGGCGGACAACTGGACCCGCTGGGTTTGCGACACCCAGACCGAAGTGCTGTGGCGCTTCGCGGATGCTCAACGGGACCAGGTTGACGTACGCCTCGGCGGCGGCGACCAGGTCTACAGGCTCAAGTCCGAGCCGGGCGCCTCTGGCGCGCTGTACAGCGATGGCGTGCTGGCCTTCCACACCAAGGGCGAAGAAGGCCTGGTGTACTGGGTGGCAACCAACGATCTGATTGGGCGGGGCTGCAAGGCACCGTGA
- a CDS encoding phosphoglycerate kinase — translation MTVLKMTDLDLQGKRVLIREDLNVPVKDGVVTSDARILAALPTIKLALEKGAAVMVCSHLGRPTEGEFSAENSLKPVADYLSKALGREVPLVADYLGGVQVNAGDLVLFENVRFNKGEKKNADELAQQYAALCDVFVMDAFGTAHRAEGSTHGVAKFAKVAAAGPLLAAELDALGKALKAPAKPMAAIVAGSKVSTKLDVLNSLSSVCDQLIVGGGIANTFLAAAGHPVGKSLYEPDLVETAKAIAAKVSVPLPVDVVVAKEFAETAEATVKAIADVAADDMILDIGPQTAANFAELLKSSKTILWNGPVGVFEFDQFGNGTKVLAKAIAESAAFSIAGGGDTLAAIDKYGVSKDISYISTGGGAFLEFVEGKVLPAVAILEERAKA, via the coding sequence ATGACCGTGTTGAAGATGACCGACCTCGACCTGCAAGGTAAGCGCGTACTGATCCGCGAAGACCTCAACGTGCCTGTGAAGGACGGTGTGGTAACCAGCGATGCGCGTATCCTGGCAGCGCTGCCGACCATCAAGCTGGCCCTGGAAAAGGGTGCGGCGGTAATGGTCTGCTCGCACCTGGGCCGCCCGACCGAAGGTGAGTTCTCTGCCGAGAACAGCCTCAAGCCGGTTGCCGACTACCTGAGCAAGGCCCTGGGCCGCGAAGTGCCGCTGGTTGCCGACTACCTGGGCGGCGTTCAAGTGAACGCAGGTGACCTGGTGCTGTTCGAGAACGTGCGCTTCAACAAGGGCGAGAAGAAAAACGCCGACGAGCTGGCACAGCAGTACGCCGCCCTGTGCGACGTGTTCGTCATGGACGCGTTCGGCACCGCTCACCGTGCCGAAGGCTCCACCCATGGCGTGGCCAAGTTCGCCAAGGTCGCTGCCGCCGGTCCACTGCTGGCGGCCGAGCTGGACGCGCTGGGCAAGGCCCTGAAGGCCCCGGCCAAGCCAATGGCGGCCATCGTCGCCGGCTCCAAGGTGTCGACCAAGCTGGACGTGCTGAACAGCCTGAGCAGCGTCTGTGACCAGTTGATCGTCGGTGGCGGCATCGCCAACACCTTCCTGGCCGCTGCCGGCCACCCGGTTGGCAAGTCGCTGTACGAGCCTGACCTGGTCGAAACCGCCAAAGCCATCGCCGCCAAGGTCAGCGTGCCGCTGCCGGTCGACGTCGTGGTTGCCAAAGAGTTCGCCGAAACTGCCGAAGCGACCGTCAAGGCTATCGCTGACGTAGCTGCCGACGACATGATCCTGGATATCGGCCCGCAGACTGCCGCCAATTTCGCCGAGCTGCTGAAGTCGTCGAAGACTATCCTGTGGAACGGCCCGGTCGGCGTGTTCGAGTTCGATCAGTTCGGCAACGGCACCAAGGTGCTGGCCAAGGCCATCGCTGAAAGCGCTGCGTTCTCCATCGCCGGTGGTGGCGACACCCTGGCCGCTATCGACAAATATGGCGTCAGCAAGGATATCTCCTACATTTCTACCGGTGGCGGTGCCTTCCTCGAGTTCGTCGAAGGCAAAGTGCTGCCAGCCGTGGCGATCCTGGAAGAGCGGGCAAAAGCCTGA
- the epd gene encoding erythrose-4-phosphate dehydrogenase produces the protein MPHPRPYKVALNGYGRIGRCVLRALFERGAKAGFEIVALNDLADQASIEYLTRFDSTHGRFPGEVKVDGDCLHINGDCVKVMRSATPEGIDWADLGVDLVLECSGVYHTRADGQRFLDAGAPRVLFSQPMASEADVDATVVYGINQGCLTGSERLVSNASCTTNCGVPLLRVLDQAFGIEYVQITTIHSAMNDQPVIDAYHHEDLRRTRSAFQSVIPVSTGLARGIERLLPELAGRIQAKAVRVPTVNVSCLDITLQTARDTSAAEVNRVLREAAQSGPLKGLLAYTELPHASCDFNHDPHSAIVDASQTRVSGPRLVNLLAWFDNEWGFANRMLDVAEHYLHVVHPTRSKQP, from the coding sequence ATGCCCCACCCGCGTCCTTACAAAGTTGCACTCAACGGTTATGGCCGCATCGGCCGCTGTGTCCTGCGCGCACTGTTCGAGCGGGGGGCAAAGGCCGGTTTCGAGATCGTTGCGCTGAACGACCTGGCCGATCAGGCCAGCATCGAATACCTGACACGCTTCGACTCCACCCACGGGCGTTTCCCCGGCGAGGTGAAGGTCGATGGCGACTGTCTGCATATCAATGGCGACTGCGTGAAAGTCATGCGCAGTGCCACCCCTGAAGGCATCGACTGGGCCGACCTGGGTGTCGACCTGGTGCTGGAGTGCTCTGGTGTCTACCACACCCGCGCCGATGGCCAGCGTTTCCTCGATGCCGGCGCGCCGCGCGTGTTGTTCTCGCAGCCCATGGCCAGCGAGGCCGATGTCGATGCCACGGTGGTCTATGGCATCAACCAGGGCTGCCTGACCGGCAGCGAACGCCTGGTGTCCAATGCCTCCTGCACCACCAACTGCGGCGTACCGCTGCTGCGCGTGCTGGACCAGGCATTCGGCATTGAGTACGTGCAGATCACCACCATCCACTCGGCGATGAACGACCAGCCGGTGATCGACGCCTATCACCACGAAGACCTGCGCCGCACGCGTTCGGCCTTCCAGTCGGTGATCCCGGTGTCCACTGGTCTGGCGCGCGGCATCGAACGCCTGCTTCCGGAACTTGCCGGGCGAATCCAGGCCAAAGCGGTACGCGTGCCGACCGTCAACGTCTCGTGCCTGGACATCACCCTGCAGACTGCCCGCGACACCAGTGCGGCCGAGGTCAACCGGGTGCTGCGCGAGGCCGCGCAGAGCGGCCCGCTCAAAGGCCTGCTGGCCTACACCGAGCTGCCTCACGCCAGCTGTGATTTCAACCATGACCCGCATTCGGCCATCGTCGATGCCAGCCAGACCCGCGTTTCAGGCCCTCGCCTGGTGAACCTGCTGGCTTGGTTCGACAACGAATGGGGGTTCGCCAACCGTATGCTCGACGTTGCCGAACATTATCTGCACGTCGTCCACCCAACCCGCAGCAAACAGCCCTGA
- the tkt gene encoding transketolase, which produces MPSRRERANAIRALSMDAVQKANSGHPGAPMGMADIAEVLWRDYLKHNPSNPKFADRDRFVLSNGHGSMLIYSLLHLTGYDVTIDDLKSFRQLHSRTPGHPEFGYTPGVETTTGPLGQGLANAVGFALAEKVLGAQFNRDGHNIVDHNTYVFLGDGCMMEGISHEVASLAGTLGLNKLIAFYDDNGISIDGEVHGWFTDNTPARFEAYNWQVIRNVNGHDADEIKMAIDTARKSDRPTLICCKTIIGFGSPNKQGKEDCHGAPLGNDEIALARKELNWNHGPFEIPADIYAEWDAKAAGAKAEADWNQRFDAYAKAFPELAAEFKRRESGELPADFSEKAQAYINEVAAKGETIASRKASQNALNAFGPMLPEFLGGSADLAGSNLTLWKGCKGVEANDASGNYVFYGVREFGMTAIMNGVALHGGLVPYGATFLMFMEYARNAVRMSALMKQRVIHVYTHDSIGLGEDGPTHQPIEQLTSLRSTPNLDTWRPADAVESAVSWKNALERKDGPSALIFSRQNLQHQDRDAQQIADIARGGYVLKDCAGEPELILIATGSEVGLAVQAQAKLTEQGRKVRVVSMPCTSVFDAQDAAYKQSVLPVEVAARIAIEAAHADFWYKYVGLEGRIIGMTTYGESAPAAALFEEFGFTLENILGTAEELLED; this is translated from the coding sequence ATGCCCAGCCGTCGTGAACGTGCCAACGCCATTCGTGCCCTCAGCATGGATGCCGTGCAAAAGGCCAACAGCGGCCACCCAGGTGCCCCCATGGGCATGGCGGATATCGCCGAAGTGCTTTGGCGCGACTATCTGAAACACAACCCGAGCAACCCGAAGTTTGCTGACCGTGACCGCTTCGTGCTGTCCAACGGCCACGGTTCGATGCTGATCTACTCGCTGCTGCACCTGACCGGCTACGACGTCACCATCGATGACCTCAAATCGTTCCGCCAGCTGCACAGCCGCACCCCGGGCCACCCCGAGTTCGGCTACACCCCAGGCGTAGAAACCACCACTGGCCCGCTGGGCCAAGGCCTGGCCAACGCCGTGGGCTTTGCTCTGGCTGAGAAGGTCCTGGGCGCCCAGTTCAACCGTGACGGCCATAACATCGTCGACCACAACACTTATGTGTTCCTCGGCGACGGCTGCATGATGGAAGGCATCTCCCACGAAGTCGCCTCGCTGGCCGGCACCCTGGGCCTGAACAAGCTGATCGCCTTCTACGACGACAACGGCATCTCCATCGATGGTGAAGTGCACGGCTGGTTCACCGACAACACCCCGGCGCGCTTCGAAGCGTACAACTGGCAGGTCATCCGTAACGTCAACGGCCACGATGCCGACGAAATCAAGATGGCCATCGACACTGCGCGCAAGAGCGACCGTCCGACCCTGATCTGCTGCAAGACCATCATCGGTTTCGGCTCGCCGAACAAGCAGGGCAAGGAAGACTGCCACGGTGCACCGCTGGGCAACGACGAAATCGCCCTGGCCCGCAAGGAACTGAACTGGAACCACGGTCCGTTCGAAATCCCGGCCGACATCTACGCCGAGTGGGACGCCAAAGCTGCCGGTGCCAAGGCCGAAGCCGACTGGAACCAGCGTTTCGACGCGTACGCCAAGGCCTTCCCGGAACTGGCTGCCGAGTTCAAGCGTCGTGAAAGCGGCGAGCTGCCGGCCGATTTCAGCGAGAAGGCCCAGGCCTACATCAACGAAGTGGCTGCCAAAGGTGAAACCATCGCCAGCCGCAAGGCCAGCCAGAACGCGCTTAATGCCTTCGGCCCGATGCTGCCTGAGTTCCTCGGCGGTTCGGCTGACCTGGCCGGTTCCAACCTGACCCTGTGGAAAGGTTGCAAGGGCGTCGAAGCCAACGATGCCAGCGGCAACTACGTGTTCTACGGCGTGCGCGAGTTCGGCATGACCGCGATCATGAACGGCGTTGCCCTGCATGGCGGCCTGGTGCCTTACGGCGCGACCTTCCTGATGTTCATGGAATACGCCCGCAATGCCGTGCGCATGTCGGCGCTGATGAAGCAGCGTGTGATCCACGTCTACACCCACGACTCCATCGGCCTGGGCGAAGACGGCCCGACTCACCAGCCGATCGAACAGCTGACCAGCCTGCGCAGCACGCCGAACCTGGATACCTGGCGCCCAGCCGACGCGGTCGAATCGGCCGTGTCCTGGAAAAACGCCCTGGAGCGCAAGGACGGCCCATCGGCGCTGATCTTCTCGCGTCAGAACCTGCAGCACCAGGACCGCGACGCCCAGCAGATCGCCGACATCGCCCGTGGTGGTTACGTGCTGAAAGACTGCGCCGGCGAGCCTGAGCTGATCCTGATCGCCACCGGTTCCGAAGTGGGCCTGGCCGTGCAGGCGCAAGCCAAGCTGACCGAGCAGGGCCGCAAGGTGCGCGTGGTTTCCATGCCTTGCACCAGCGTGTTCGATGCTCAGGATGCTGCCTACAAGCAGTCGGTACTGCCGGTCGAAGTTGCAGCGCGCATCGCCATCGAAGCCGCCCACGCTGACTTCTGGTACAAGTACGTTGGCCTGGAAGGTCGTATCATCGGCATGACCACCTACGGAGAGTCGGCTCCGGCCGCTGCACTGTTCGAGGAATTCGGCTTCACCCTGGAAAACATCCTGGGCACCGCCGAAGAACTGCTGGAAGACTGA
- a CDS encoding ArsR/SmtB family transcription factor: MNLRAQPIPQQSDTLAALCKASGDELRLNVLRALASDSFGVLELAQIFDVGQSGMSHHLKVLAQADLVATRREGNAIFYRRALPDSQRFGGRLHMALLDEVDDLTLPEDVQARIAQVQQRRAATSQDFFLRVEEKFRAQQDLIAGLPQYRESLLALLDKLNFAPAASALEVGPGDGGFLPDLARRFAKVTALDNSPTMLELARQVCERERLSNVNLQLADALGATDVEADCVVLNMVLHHFSDPALALRQLAKRVKAGGSLLVTELCSHDQGWAREACGDLWLGFEQDDLARWATAAGLAPGDSLYVGLRNGFQIQVRHFQRTAGDTHHR, from the coding sequence ATGAACCTTCGCGCGCAACCGATCCCTCAGCAAAGCGACACACTGGCCGCCCTGTGCAAGGCCAGTGGCGATGAGCTGCGTCTGAACGTGTTGCGCGCCCTGGCCAGTGATTCGTTCGGCGTGCTGGAGCTGGCGCAGATCTTCGACGTCGGCCAGTCAGGCATGAGCCACCATCTCAAGGTGCTGGCCCAGGCCGATCTGGTGGCCACGCGACGCGAAGGCAATGCGATCTTCTACCGCCGCGCCCTGCCCGATAGCCAGCGCTTCGGCGGGCGTCTGCACATGGCCCTGCTCGACGAGGTCGACGACCTGACCTTGCCGGAAGATGTCCAGGCACGCATCGCTCAGGTGCAGCAACGCCGCGCCGCCACCAGCCAGGACTTCTTCCTGCGCGTGGAAGAGAAATTCCGCGCCCAGCAAGACCTGATCGCCGGTTTGCCGCAATATCGCGAGAGCCTGCTGGCGCTGCTCGACAAGCTGAACTTCGCGCCGGCCGCCAGCGCGCTGGAAGTCGGCCCTGGCGATGGCGGCTTCCTGCCAGACCTGGCACGGCGCTTCGCCAAGGTCACTGCCCTGGACAACAGCCCGACCATGCTCGAGCTGGCACGACAGGTCTGCGAACGCGAACGTCTGAGTAATGTAAACCTGCAGTTGGCCGATGCACTGGGTGCAACGGATGTGGAAGCCGACTGCGTTGTGCTGAACATGGTCCTGCACCATTTCAGCGACCCGGCCCTGGCCCTGCGCCAGCTGGCCAAACGGGTGAAGGCGGGCGGCAGCCTGCTGGTCACCGAACTGTGCAGCCATGACCAGGGTTGGGCGCGGGAAGCCTGCGGCGACCTCTGGCTCGGTTTCGAGCAGGACGACCTGGCCCGTTGGGCCACTGCAGCCGGGCTGGCCCCCGGGGACAGCCTCTATGTGGGCTTGCGTAACGGTTTCCAGATCCAGGTCCGCCATTTTCAGCGGACGGCTGGCGACACTCACCATCGGTAA
- the metK gene encoding methionine adenosyltransferase, giving the protein MSEYSLFTSESVSEGHPDKIADQISDAVLDAIIAQDKYARVACETLVKTGVAIIAGEVTTSAWVDLEELVRKVIIDIGYNSSDVGFDGATCAVMNIIGKQSVDIAQGVDRSKPEDQGAGDQGLMFGYASNETDVLMPAPICFSHRLVERQAEARKSGLLPWLRPDAKSQVTCRYENGKVVGIDAIVLSTQHNPEVSQKDLQEAVMELIVKHTLPAELLHKGTQYHINPTGNFIIGGPVGDCGLTGRKIIVDSYGGMARHGGGAFSGKDPSKVDRSAAYAGRYVAKNIVAAGLAERCEIQVSYAIGVAQPTSISINTFGTGKVSDDKIIQLVRECFDLRPYAITKMLDLLHPMYQETAAYGHFGREPQQKTVGDDTFTTFTWERTDRAQSLRDAAGL; this is encoded by the coding sequence ATGAGCGAATACTCCCTTTTCACCTCCGAGTCCGTGTCCGAAGGGCATCCGGACAAGATCGCCGACCAGATTTCGGACGCGGTCCTTGATGCCATCATCGCCCAGGACAAATACGCCCGCGTTGCGTGCGAAACCCTGGTCAAGACCGGTGTCGCCATCATCGCCGGCGAAGTCACCACCTCTGCCTGGGTCGACCTGGAAGAGCTGGTGCGCAAGGTCATCATCGACATCGGCTACAACAGCTCCGACGTCGGCTTCGACGGCGCCACCTGCGCCGTGATGAACATCATCGGCAAACAGTCGGTGGACATCGCCCAGGGCGTCGACCGCTCCAAGCCGGAAGACCAGGGTGCGGGCGACCAGGGCCTGATGTTCGGCTACGCCAGCAACGAAACCGACGTGCTGATGCCAGCGCCTATCTGCTTCTCGCACCGTCTGGTCGAGCGCCAGGCCGAAGCACGCAAGTCCGGCCTGCTGCCGTGGCTGCGCCCGGACGCCAAGTCGCAGGTCACCTGCCGCTACGAGAACGGTAAGGTAGTCGGCATCGACGCCATCGTTCTGTCGACCCAGCACAACCCTGAAGTCTCGCAAAAAGACCTGCAGGAAGCGGTGATGGAGCTGATCGTCAAGCACACCCTGCCGGCCGAGTTGCTGCACAAGGGCACCCAGTACCACATCAACCCGACCGGCAACTTCATCATCGGTGGCCCGGTGGGTGACTGCGGCTTGACCGGCCGCAAGATCATCGTCGACTCCTACGGCGGCATGGCCCGTCACGGTGGTGGCGCGTTCTCCGGCAAAGACCCATCCAAGGTCGACCGCTCCGCCGCCTACGCCGGCCGCTACGTGGCCAAGAACATCGTTGCCGCTGGCCTGGCCGAGCGTTGCGAGATCCAGGTGTCCTACGCCATCGGCGTGGCCCAGCCGACCTCCATCTCGATCAACACCTTCGGCACCGGCAAGGTCTCCGACGACAAGATCATCCAGCTGGTGCGCGAGTGCTTCGACCTGCGTCCGTACGCCATCACCAAGATGCTCGACCTGCTGCACCCGATGTACCAGGAAACCGCTGCTTACGGTCACTTCGGCCGCGAACCGCAGCAGAAGACTGTCGGCGACGACACCTTCACCACCTTCACCTGGGAGCGCACCGACCGCGCCCAGTCGCTGCGTGACGCTGCCGGCCTGTAA
- the ligB gene encoding NAD-dependent DNA ligase LigB encodes MPLLLLFLIFLSYNAQAAGCPSWSAERARAEVTSLRATVRQWDDHYHRLGASLVPDEVYDQSRQRLLHLQGCFALEGELDSLASARGPIAHPIRHTGVDKLPDEQAVTKWMDGKTGVWLQPKIDGVAVTLVYRKGRLVQLLSRGDGTQGHDWSRHIDALEGITRHLPSPLDLTLQGELYMRLAEHVQAQAGSVNARATVAGLLARKQLGHEQGAAIALFVWDWPHGPSDQGERVAQLATLGFPDSQRFSVAINSADEAAHWRLHWYRTALPFATDGVILRQNSRPSAERWQANAPYWIAAWKYPFSQALTEVRDVHFRIGRTGRITPILKLQPVQLDDRRIAQVSLGSLARWQALDISPGDQVAISLAGLTIPRFEQVVHRATERRTVTTPALDQYGPLTCWQAGEQCEEQFVARLTWLSGKQGLAMPGTGPATWRRLVQAGLVTSLADWLALDAERLAELPGISETSARRLQRSFEAGRSRPFAQWISGLGVPIPRNSPLEGDWSALARRSSAQWQALPGIGASRASQLQAFFAEQPVQALAQQLSESGIEGFPDVATRERQ; translated from the coding sequence ATGCCGTTGCTGCTCTTGTTCCTGATTTTTCTATCGTACAACGCGCAAGCCGCTGGCTGCCCAAGCTGGTCGGCCGAACGGGCGCGTGCGGAAGTCACCAGCCTGCGCGCGACGGTTCGCCAGTGGGATGACCACTACCACCGCCTGGGCGCATCCCTGGTGCCCGACGAAGTCTATGACCAGAGCCGACAACGCCTGCTGCATCTGCAAGGGTGTTTCGCACTGGAGGGCGAGCTGGATTCGCTGGCCAGCGCACGCGGGCCGATTGCCCACCCGATCCGCCACACCGGCGTCGACAAGCTGCCGGACGAACAGGCCGTGACCAAATGGATGGACGGCAAGACAGGTGTCTGGCTGCAACCGAAGATCGATGGCGTCGCGGTGACCCTGGTCTATCGGAAAGGCAGGTTGGTCCAGCTGCTCAGTCGCGGTGACGGCACCCAGGGCCATGACTGGAGTCGGCATATCGATGCGCTAGAAGGCATAACCCGGCACTTGCCAAGCCCGCTGGACCTGACCCTGCAAGGGGAGCTTTACATGCGCCTGGCTGAACATGTGCAAGCGCAGGCCGGCAGCGTCAACGCTCGCGCCACTGTCGCGGGGCTGTTGGCGCGCAAGCAGCTGGGCCATGAACAAGGCGCAGCCATTGCACTGTTCGTCTGGGATTGGCCGCATGGGCCGAGCGATCAAGGCGAGCGTGTAGCGCAGCTGGCTACGCTGGGCTTCCCCGACAGTCAACGCTTCAGCGTGGCAATCAACAGTGCTGACGAGGCTGCACACTGGCGCCTGCACTGGTATCGCACTGCCCTGCCCTTTGCCACGGACGGGGTGATCCTGCGCCAGAACTCACGGCCATCCGCCGAACGTTGGCAGGCCAATGCACCTTACTGGATTGCGGCCTGGAAATATCCCTTTAGCCAAGCATTGACCGAGGTACGTGACGTGCACTTTCGCATCGGCCGCACGGGCAGAATCACACCCATCCTGAAGCTGCAGCCGGTGCAACTCGACGACCGGCGCATCGCCCAGGTGAGCCTGGGCTCCCTGGCTCGCTGGCAGGCTCTCGACATTAGCCCGGGTGATCAGGTAGCCATCAGCTTGGCGGGGTTGACCATTCCGCGTTTCGAGCAAGTTGTGCACCGTGCCACCGAACGCCGTACCGTAACAACGCCTGCGCTGGATCAATACGGCCCCCTGACCTGCTGGCAGGCTGGTGAACAGTGCGAAGAACAGTTCGTTGCCCGCCTCACCTGGCTCAGTGGCAAACAAGGCCTGGCCATGCCGGGCACTGGGCCCGCCACCTGGCGACGACTGGTACAGGCCGGGCTGGTAACGTCGCTGGCAGACTGGCTGGCGCTGGACGCCGAACGACTGGCTGAGCTACCTGGCATCAGCGAAACCAGCGCCAGGCGCCTGCAACGAAGCTTCGAGGCCGGCCGCAGCAGGCCGTTCGCCCAGTGGATCAGCGGTCTGGGCGTGCCGATTCCGCGCAATTCACCACTCGAAGGCGATTGGTCAGCCCTCGCCAGGCGCTCATCTGCGCAATGGCAAGCCTTGCCCGGTATTGGCGCAAGCCGCGCCAGCCAGCTACAAGCTTTTTTTGCTGAGCAGCCTGTGCAGGCCCTGGCTCAGCAACTGAGTGAAAGCGGCATCGAGGGGTTTCCTGACGTTGCCACCCGTGAGAGGCAATGA
- a CDS encoding DUF1090 domain-containing protein translates to MKLISTLALLTTLGLAAGVAQAAQPDAGLTGCAAKRSAIENQLKIARDHGNSDQVAGLEEALRGVDNCTDASLRKEREQKVLDARHEVAQREKDLKKAEKKGDAEKINKRKDKLAESRKELQEAVDDLDR, encoded by the coding sequence ATGAAATTGATTTCCACCCTGGCTCTGTTGACCACACTTGGACTCGCTGCCGGTGTTGCCCAAGCCGCCCAGCCCGACGCGGGCCTGACCGGTTGCGCCGCCAAGCGCAGTGCCATCGAGAACCAGTTGAAAATCGCCCGCGACCACGGCAACAGCGACCAGGTGGCAGGGCTCGAGGAAGCATTGCGTGGCGTTGACAATTGCACCGACGCCAGCCTGCGCAAAGAGCGCGAGCAGAAAGTGCTCGATGCTCGTCACGAAGTGGCACAGCGCGAGAAAGACCTGAAAAAGGCCGAGAAAAAAGGCGACGCGGAGAAGATCAACAAGCGCAAGGACAAGCTTGCCGAGTCCCGCAAAGAACTGCAGGAAGCCGTGGACGACCTGGACCGCTGA
- a CDS encoding c-type cytochrome: MFKRLTVVLLAALALTACDRVDPNSPLGKRKAIFKDMLKTSEDLGGMLRGRLPFDGVKFADGALKLDGLAHAPWQHFPQVRDEGDSSARAEVWERQARFHDLARQLEGVTGELVDVTRAQPLDAAQLKAPMDKVEAACKACHTEFRNH, from the coding sequence ATGTTCAAGCGATTGACCGTAGTACTGCTTGCTGCCCTTGCCCTGACGGCCTGTGACCGGGTCGACCCGAACTCGCCGCTGGGCAAGCGCAAGGCAATCTTCAAGGACATGCTCAAGACCAGCGAAGACTTGGGTGGCATGTTGCGCGGCCGGTTGCCCTTCGATGGGGTGAAGTTCGCCGATGGCGCATTGAAGCTCGATGGCCTGGCCCACGCGCCGTGGCAGCATTTTCCCCAGGTGCGCGATGAGGGCGACAGTAGCGCGCGAGCGGAGGTGTGGGAGCGGCAGGCGCGTTTCCATGACCTTGCCCGGCAACTTGAGGGCGTGACCGGTGAGCTGGTCGACGTGACGCGGGCCCAGCCGTTGGATGCGGCGCAATTGAAGGCACCGATGGACAAGGTCGAGGCGGCGTGCAAGGCGTGCCATACCGAATTCCGCAATCATTGA
- a CDS encoding murein transglycosylase A: MKSALRHLAWTLPALALLVGCNGGENAKPEPHAIATYAPATWKDLPAVSDEDLMAGFYAWRSGCEKLKRDPVWAATCEAAGSNTASAAQVRTFLEQNLQVYGLRSADNNANGLITGYYEPVYPGSLKRTEAAHVAVYGVPDDMIVVDLASVYPELKGKRLRGRLDGRVLKPYDTAEVISRDGVKAPVLAWLTDPMDLQFLQIQGSGRVQLEDGRQLRLGYADQNGHPYRPIGRWLVEQGQLKKEDVTMGSIHAWAMANPQRVPELLASNPSYVFFSARPDSNEGPRGSLNVPLTAGYSVAIDRKVIPLGSLLWLSTTRPDGTPVVRPVGAQDTGGAIAGEVRADLFWGTGPEAGELAGNMKQQGQIWMLWPKGKPLPEVPKVL, encoded by the coding sequence ATGAAATCTGCCCTGCGCCATTTGGCCTGGACACTCCCGGCACTCGCTTTGCTGGTCGGCTGCAACGGCGGCGAGAACGCCAAGCCCGAGCCTCACGCCATCGCCACCTATGCCCCGGCCACCTGGAAAGACCTGCCTGCGGTCAGCGATGAAGACCTGATGGCCGGCTTCTATGCCTGGCGCAGCGGCTGCGAGAAGCTCAAACGCGACCCGGTGTGGGCCGCCACCTGCGAAGCAGCCGGCAGCAACACGGCCAGCGCCGCCCAAGTACGTACCTTCCTGGAGCAGAACCTGCAGGTCTATGGCCTGCGTTCGGCCGATAACAACGCCAACGGCCTGATCACCGGTTACTACGAGCCCGTCTACCCTGGCAGCCTGAAGCGCACCGAAGCGGCACACGTGGCAGTTTATGGCGTACCCGATGACATGATCGTGGTCGACCTGGCCAGCGTGTACCCCGAACTCAAGGGCAAGCGCCTGCGTGGCCGCCTGGACGGTCGCGTGCTCAAGCCCTACGACACCGCCGAGGTGATCAGCCGCGACGGCGTCAAGGCGCCCGTGCTGGCCTGGCTGACCGATCCGATGGACCTGCAGTTCCTGCAGATCCAGGGCTCAGGCCGGGTCCAGCTGGAAGATGGTCGCCAGCTGCGCCTCGGCTATGCCGACCAGAACGGCCACCCCTACCGCCCAATCGGCCGCTGGCTGGTGGAGCAAGGCCAGTTGAAAAAAGAAGACGTGACCATGGGCAGCATCCACGCCTGGGCCATGGCCAACCCGCAGCGCGTACCGGAACTGCTGGCCAGCAACCCCAGCTACGTGTTTTTCAGTGCCCGCCCGGACAGCAACGAAGGGCCGCGCGGTTCGCTGAACGTGCCGCTGACAGCAGGCTACAGCGTGGCCATCGACCGCAAGGTGATCCCCCTGGGCAGCTTGCTGTGGCTGTCGACCACACGCCCCGACGGCACGCCGGTGGTGCGCCCGGTGGGTGCTCAGGATACCGGTGGGGCTATTGCTGGCGAAGTGCGAGCGGACCTGTTCTGGGGGACCGGGCCTGAGGCCGGTGAACTGGCGGGCAACATGAAACAGCAGGGGCAGATCTGGATGTTGTGGCCTAAAGGCAAGCCGCTGCCTGAAGTGCCGAAAGTGCTCTGA